A stretch of the Phycodurus eques isolate BA_2022a chromosome 15, UOR_Pequ_1.1, whole genome shotgun sequence genome encodes the following:
- the psmb7 gene encoding proteasome subunit beta type-7 codes for MAASKASLSTLGGFTFENCKRNVFLEEKANEVGCNLPAARKTGTTICGVVYKDGVVLGADTRATEGMVVADKNCSKIHYISPNIYCCGAGTAADTEMTTQIISSNLELHALSTGRLPRVATANRMFKQMLFRYQGYIGAALVLGGVDCNGPHLYSIYPHGSTDMLPYVTMGSGSLAAMAVFEDRYKPGMEEEDAKLLVRDAIAAGIFNDLGSGSNIDLCVITNEKVNYIRPHDEPNKKGSRTGDYKYKRGTTSVLTKLVTPFNLDVMEENVQTMDTS; via the exons ATGGCGGCGTCGAAAGCAAGTTTATCAACCCTTGGTGGATTCACTTTTGAGAACTGCAAAAG aaACGTATTTCTGGAAGAAAAAGCGAATGAAGTTGGCTGTAATTTGCCTGCTGCTCGTAAAACTGGAACTACTATTTGTGGTGTTGTGTACAAG GATGGTGTTGTCCTTGGAGCTGACACCAGAGCTACTGAGGGCATGGTAGTGGCTGACAAGAACTGCTCCAAGATACACTACATTTCACCCAATATTTA CTGTTGTGGAGCGGGAACGGCTGCAGACACAGAAATGACCACTCAGATCATCTCCTCCAATCTGGAGCTGCACGCCCTCTCCACGGGCAGACTACCACGTGTGGCCACTGCTAACCGCATGTTCAAGCAAATGCTTTTCAG gtATCAGGGCTACATTGGTGCCGCTCTGGTTCTTGGTGGAGTGGACTGTAACGGTCCTCATCTTTACAGCATCTACCCTCATGGCTCTACGGACATGCTTCCATATGTCACTATGG gatCTGGATCCCTGGCTGCAATGGCAGTGTTTGAAGACCGATACAAACCTGGCATGGAA GAAGAGGATGCCAAGTTGCTTGTGCGTGATGCCATCGCTGCAGGAATATTCAATGATCTCGGTTCTGGCAGTAACATAGATCTATGTGTGATTACCAACGAGAAGGTGAACTACATCCGACCCCATGATGAACCCAACAAGAAAGGTTCCAG aACTGGTGACTACAAGTACAAAAGGGGAACCACTAGTGTCTTGACAAAGCTGGTGACGCCCTTCAACCTGGATGTGATGGAGGAAAATGTGCAAACTATGGATACTTCCTAG